The following are encoded together in the Aerococcus mictus genome:
- a CDS encoding MaoC family dehydratase, whose amino-acid sequence MEAIYLENCQVGLTFKSRSYHLSEEEAINFAKKYDPQPFHLDKQAAENSFFKQLCASGWLVTAIMMKLMVESIPFKHGDIGAGVTLNWTKPVYPGDDLHIEGEITDFRPSKSKSDRGIAYVSVKVINQDDDVVLENESKVVVFSKDKDFSK is encoded by the coding sequence GTGGAAGCTATCTATTTAGAAAACTGTCAGGTAGGCCTAACATTCAAAAGCCGTAGCTATCATTTGTCTGAAGAAGAAGCCATCAACTTTGCTAAAAAGTATGATCCCCAACCCTTCCACTTAGATAAGCAGGCCGCTGAAAACAGCTTTTTTAAGCAACTTTGCGCTAGTGGCTGGTTGGTGACTGCCATTATGATGAAATTAATGGTTGAAAGTATTCCTTTTAAACATGGGGATATTGGTGCCGGAGTGACCCTCAATTGGACTAAACCCGTTTACCCCGGCGACGACCTGCATATCGAAGGCGAAATTACTGATTTTAGACCCTCTAAAAGCAAGTCAGATCGGGGCATTGCCTATGTGTCTGTAAAAGTTATCAATCAAGATGATGATGTTGTTTTGGAAAATGAATCGAAGGTAGTTGTTTTTTCTAAGGATAAAGACTTTAGCAAATAG
- a CDS encoding LysR family transcriptional regulator: MNYYALKYFKAVAEIGNMTSAAEELNVSQPAISRAIKQLEEDLGVDLFVRQGRSIYLNHYGETFLTYLDHSFSALSEGKRVVREISGLEHGEIIIGVTLPHVFPNLLSDFLHDYPKVRVKQYEAASGLMLEKLLKDQLDFWIATHEINHDQVETLPIISEEIFVTVSRKHPLAQAKQVALSDLKAEKFVGSSQGYSFRELTDGFCQRAGFTPDYQIELEDAAAIHKLVEAGYGISFTPKISLLSSQEKIIPLRVADYSIQRTISLVYKKDHYFSQAAKAFFDFSRDYLCEFA, from the coding sequence ATGAACTACTATGCTTTGAAATATTTTAAAGCGGTGGCTGAGATAGGCAATATGACCAGTGCCGCTGAAGAATTAAATGTATCCCAACCAGCCATTAGCCGGGCTATTAAACAATTAGAAGAAGACTTAGGGGTCGATTTATTTGTTCGCCAAGGTCGTAGTATTTATTTAAACCACTATGGGGAGACTTTTTTAACTTACTTGGACCATTCTTTTAGCGCCCTGAGCGAAGGCAAGCGGGTGGTTAGGGAAATTTCTGGTTTAGAACATGGTGAAATTATCATTGGCGTTACCCTTCCCCATGTCTTCCCTAACTTATTGAGTGACTTTCTCCACGATTATCCCAAGGTTCGAGTCAAGCAGTATGAAGCAGCGAGTGGCTTGATGCTCGAAAAATTGTTAAAGGATCAATTGGATTTTTGGATAGCTACCCATGAGATTAACCATGACCAAGTCGAGACCCTCCCTATAATCAGTGAAGAAATCTTTGTCACAGTGAGTCGGAAACACCCCTTGGCCCAGGCCAAGCAGGTTGCCTTAAGTGACTTAAAGGCGGAAAAATTTGTTGGTTCGAGTCAGGGCTACAGTTTTCGGGAGTTAACAGATGGTTTCTGCCAACGGGCCGGCTTTACGCCTGATTATCAGATCGAATTAGAGGATGCCGCTGCTATCCATAAATTGGTCGAAGCCGGTTATGGGATTTCTTTTACCCCTAAAATTTCCCTCTTATCCAGTCAAGAAAAGATAATCCCACTTAGGGTCGCCGATTATTCCATCCAGCGGACGATCAGCCTGGTCTATAAGAAAGACCATTATTTCTCCCAAGCCGCTAAAGCCTTTTTCGATTTTTCTAGGGATTATCTTTGTGAATTTGCTTAA
- a CDS encoding CAMP factor family pore-forming toxin (The term CAMP (Christie, Atkins, Munch-Petersen) factor is used for toxins encoded in group A and B Streptococcus, but expressed well enough to give a positive CAMP test only in GBS. Related toxins are found in Propionibacterium acnes and other bacterial species.), translating into MSQSTTQLHILLSRKVSKGALSLAFGMTMLFASQEAVLAAEIDQVESNQTAEQSLVIPEQQGQDHDAVVEESQTIESEAETETALPEAEIKDLEEELAEKAAEAPLEYQEEVSPAKSEELGHHEEVSESKELSPERSTNKEESSPVEDSEKDFDKTSQKAEKDEKEETEAIDEEATGKDKQAVKVEKVDDDYKQVNPEKGLASEEQAIDFAALENFAKENPAGFNKVLSVAIAVSVQDEDRATSEEVLKTLGEVLVDNELNHELLVELSKFVIRYGELGPDESDVHHIVEGQPSVSRASGFSFYAAGEDKPAVSFEDFEKLVAKVTGTTDSVLSLLENLQKGERPAAGIGAIMDSILPVNLNFTKIGELIQRIAELKAEAVRQDVYLSTEVVGAIAELIPSEVTFNGTPVNYVLDKLGQMALDIGRSVADGMVLSYHPGSFYNPNTFRLRAQVLRKGAELIKTATTEWRMKPQIVHSKAGLEITHAFMSVVDPFSTAERLTKRLNELEALEVFGNAYRNITPKDIATTYIKEKLDKAIWDTRFKRDEYILSKVPFDVYHKLNKAITRAVGVQLYSETRVYQIDDAVAELQAAYGDALAYLESIPADQQIAPNALKRELKDLIWNTRFERDGSILGNVPTEVYTALNATLTKAVGLQLDLHAKTVDVKAAMEEIKAQLGEAREIAQATLNARASKERKLELRDLIGEVRSIRDSELLGKVSFNAYNHLNQVITKAVGTRLNLKASNAEVDEAANALRQALATARAELA; encoded by the coding sequence ATGAGTCAATCGACCACTCAATTACACATTTTATTAAGTCGCAAAGTTAGCAAGGGCGCACTTTCTTTAGCCTTTGGGATGACTATGCTTTTTGCTTCTCAGGAAGCTGTACTAGCAGCTGAAATTGATCAAGTTGAAAGTAACCAAACAGCAGAACAATCATTGGTTATCCCTGAACAGCAAGGCCAAGACCATGATGCTGTAGTAGAAGAATCACAAACCATTGAGAGTGAAGCAGAAACTGAAACGGCTCTGCCTGAAGCAGAAATTAAAGATCTTGAGGAAGAACTTGCTGAAAAAGCAGCTGAAGCTCCTCTAGAATATCAGGAAGAAGTTTCTCCTGCGAAAAGTGAAGAGCTTGGTCATCATGAAGAAGTTAGTGAGTCAAAAGAGCTTAGTCCAGAAAGGTCAACTAATAAGGAAGAGTCTTCTCCAGTAGAAGATAGCGAAAAAGATTTTGATAAAACATCTCAGAAAGCCGAAAAAGATGAAAAAGAAGAAACAGAAGCAATCGATGAAGAGGCTACTGGTAAAGACAAGCAAGCAGTAAAGGTCGAAAAAGTTGACGATGATTATAAACAAGTCAACCCGGAAAAAGGCCTTGCTAGTGAAGAACAAGCGATTGACTTTGCCGCTTTAGAAAACTTTGCTAAGGAAAATCCCGCAGGCTTCAATAAAGTTCTCTCGGTTGCTATTGCAGTATCGGTTCAAGACGAAGACCGTGCGACTAGCGAAGAGGTTTTAAAGACCTTAGGAGAAGTTCTCGTTGATAATGAATTAAACCATGAATTATTAGTCGAATTGTCTAAATTTGTGATTCGTTATGGCGAATTAGGACCTGATGAAAGCGACGTTCACCACATTGTGGAAGGCCAACCTAGTGTTAGTCGGGCGTCTGGCTTCTCCTTCTATGCAGCTGGTGAAGACAAACCTGCTGTTAGCTTCGAAGACTTTGAAAAATTAGTGGCTAAAGTAACTGGAACAACGGATAGCGTCCTTAGCCTATTAGAAAACTTACAAAAAGGGGAACGTCCTGCTGCTGGCATCGGAGCGATCATGGATTCGATCCTCCCCGTGAACTTAAACTTCACTAAGATTGGTGAATTAATCCAACGTATCGCTGAACTTAAAGCCGAAGCGGTTCGTCAAGATGTCTATCTCTCAACAGAAGTCGTCGGTGCCATTGCCGAATTAATTCCTTCTGAAGTGACCTTCAATGGGACACCTGTGAACTATGTTTTGGATAAGTTAGGTCAAATGGCCCTGGATATCGGACGTAGCGTCGCAGACGGTATGGTGCTTAGCTACCACCCAGGCAGCTTCTACAACCCAAATACCTTTCGTTTACGCGCTCAAGTCTTGCGCAAGGGTGCCGAATTAATTAAAACAGCAACGACAGAATGGCGGATGAAACCACAAATCGTTCACTCTAAAGCTGGTCTAGAAATTACCCACGCCTTCATGTCTGTTGTCGATCCTTTCTCAACGGCAGAACGTTTGACTAAACGTTTAAATGAATTAGAAGCCTTAGAAGTCTTCGGTAATGCTTACCGGAATATCACCCCTAAAGATATTGCTACGACTTATATTAAGGAAAAATTGGACAAGGCTATCTGGGACACCCGCTTCAAACGTGACGAATACATTCTATCTAAAGTACCATTTGATGTATACCACAAACTAAACAAGGCCATTACTCGTGCGGTTGGGGTTCAATTATATTCAGAAACCCGCGTTTACCAAATTGATGATGCGGTTGCTGAACTCCAGGCAGCTTACGGGGATGCTCTTGCTTACTTAGAAAGCATCCCAGCTGATCAACAAATTGCTCCAAATGCCCTTAAACGTGAATTGAAAGATCTCATTTGGAATACCCGCTTTGAACGTGATGGGTCAATCCTAGGAAATGTGCCAACTGAAGTTTACACGGCACTCAATGCCACATTAACTAAGGCTGTTGGCCTACAATTAGACCTTCACGCTAAAACAGTCGATGTAAAAGCCGCAATGGAAGAAATCAAGGCTCAATTAGGTGAAGCCCGTGAAATTGCACAAGCAACCTTGAATGCCCGTGCTTCTAAAGAAAGAAAACTTGAACTTCGTGACCTGATCGGTGAAGTTCGGAGCATCCGTGATAGCGAATTGCTGGGCAAGGTTTCTTTCAATGCCTACAATCATTTAAATCAAGTGATCACCAAGGCTGTAGGAACCCGCCTCAACTTGAAAGCAAGCAATGCAGAAGTTGATGAAGCGGCTAACGCTCTGCGTCAAGCCCTTGCTACTGCCCGCGCTGAATTGGCTTAG
- a CDS encoding SDR family oxidoreductase produces MNIQGKVVIVTGAASGIGQATAYLLAEKGAKVIVADLDANRAQEVSQAINAKGGDSQYFQIDVTSYEANQKLVDFSIEKYGHLDASFLCAGIMQLSRLSDIKVEEWDRQIDINLKGVMYGIAAAMPVFKEQKAGHLLTVSSIAGLHPFIDTGAYCASKWGVRVFMEVIRRESADEGTNIRTTTLYPGDIDTNLTAHTTDAAIKAGLEKVYEEVAIPADRVAQAIAFAIGAPADANVSEITIFPTKQVI; encoded by the coding sequence ATGAATATTCAAGGCAAGGTAGTTATTGTTACTGGTGCGGCTAGCGGAATTGGTCAAGCTACTGCTTATTTGCTGGCGGAAAAAGGGGCCAAGGTCATTGTGGCAGATTTAGATGCTAATCGTGCCCAGGAAGTCTCTCAAGCCATTAATGCCAAAGGGGGAGATAGTCAATATTTTCAAATTGATGTGACTTCCTACGAAGCCAATCAAAAATTAGTTGATTTTAGTATCGAGAAATATGGCCACTTAGATGCCAGCTTCCTTTGTGCCGGAATTATGCAACTGTCCCGCCTATCAGATATTAAGGTTGAGGAATGGGATCGGCAGATTGATATTAACTTAAAGGGAGTTATGTATGGGATCGCCGCAGCCATGCCTGTCTTTAAAGAGCAAAAGGCGGGTCATCTTCTCACGGTTTCTTCCATTGCTGGCCTCCATCCTTTTATTGATACAGGGGCTTATTGTGCAAGTAAATGGGGGGTGAGAGTCTTTATGGAAGTAATCCGTCGCGAATCTGCTGACGAAGGGACTAATATCAGGACAACTACCCTTTATCCCGGGGATATTGATACCAACCTCACTGCTCATACCACGGATGCAGCCATTAAGGCCGGCTTAGAAAAGGTCTATGAAGAAGTGGCCATTCCAGCTGACCGGGTCGCTCAAGCTATTGCTTTTGCCATTGGAGCACCAGCTGATGCTAATGTCAGTGAGATTACTATATTTCCAACTAAGCAAGTTATCTAG
- the rplS gene encoding 50S ribosomal protein L19: MSHNPKLIDEIVSEQLRSDIPDFRPGDTVRVHARVVEGERERIQIFEGVVLARKGQGISETFTVRKVSNGVGVERIWPVHTPRVAKIEVIRQGKVRRAKLYYLRDRHGKAARIAERRRKK, translated from the coding sequence ATGAGTCATAACCCAAAGTTAATCGATGAAATTGTTTCCGAACAATTACGCAGCGATATTCCAGATTTCCGTCCCGGAGACACCGTTCGTGTACACGCACGTGTTGTTGAAGGTGAACGTGAACGTATCCAAATTTTTGAAGGCGTTGTTTTAGCACGTAAGGGTCAAGGTATCAGCGAAACCTTCACTGTTCGTAAAGTATCAAACGGTGTTGGTGTTGAACGTATCTGGCCAGTACATACTCCTCGAGTAGCTAAAATTGAAGTGATCCGTCAAGGTAAAGTACGTCGTGCGAAACTTTACTACTTACGTGACCGTCACGGAAAAGCAGCTCGTATTGCTGAACGTCGTCGCAAAAAATAA